The Lactuca sativa cultivar Salinas chromosome 2, Lsat_Salinas_v11, whole genome shotgun sequence genome includes a window with the following:
- the LOC111918874 gene encoding late embryogenesis abundant protein 47 encodes MSQEQPMKPQMGEEAQEHHNNASAHIQEHKDLSIKAMDNIETSVSARRAATNEPSNGGQVGGKSSQQASPLAAEAIFERGNITIGEALEATALTAGSRPVDYSDAAAIQAAEVRATGRTNIVPGGVAAAAQSAATRNARVARDDDKTKLSEILAEATSKLPADKPVTRRDAEGVIGAELRNDPNLTTRPGGVAASLAAAARINQINQTPHSQSPHSQHSPSPRNKD; translated from the exons ATGAGCCAAGAACAACCTATGAAACCCCAAATGGGGGAAGAAGCTCAAGAACACCATAATAATGCATCCGCGCATATTCAAGAACATAAAGATCTTAGTATTAAAGCAATGGATAATATCGAGACGAGTGTTTCCGCCAGACGTGCAGCAACCAATGAACCGAGCAATGGTGGACAG GTCGGAGGTAAAAGCAGTCAGCAAGCATCACCACTAGCAGCAGAAGCCATATTTGAACGAGGAAACATCACCATTGGAGAAGCACTAGAAGCCACAGCTTTAACAGCAGGCAGCAGGCCGGTGGATTACAGTGATGCTGCCGCCATACAAGCGGCGGAAGTGAGAGCCACTGGTCGCACCAATATCGTGCCCGGCGGCGTTGCTGCGGCAGCTCAATCAGCAGCCACCCGAAACGCTCGGGTCGCACGAGACGATGACAAAACGAAATTGAGCGAGATTCTAGCG GAAGCAACTTCAAAGCTACCGGCGGATAAACCGGTGACACGAAGAGATGCGGAGGGAGTCATCGGAGCCGAGTTGAGAAACGATCCGAATCTAACCACCCGTCCTGGTGGCGTTGCGGCGTCGCTAGCGGCGGCTGCAAGGATAAATCAAATTAACCAAACTCCCCATAGCCAGAGTCCCCATAGTCAACATAGCCCGAGTCCACGTAACAAAGATTGA